In the Gossypium arboreum isolate Shixiya-1 chromosome 10, ASM2569848v2, whole genome shotgun sequence genome, one interval contains:
- the LOC108488643 gene encoding ankyrin repeat-containing protein BDA1-like isoform X1, translating to MDENLRKATRTGKVNELYRVIQSNGNVSRHFDEVEFIETPLHIAAEEGCIEFAMDMMNLKPSFARKLNHQGLSPLHIAVRKGHKEMALRFLEIDKHLVRVRGKKGKTPLHYLCKVGNQFGLLDPFLEASPDCIQDVTTENRTALHIAIQNNRLDVLQLLIRTLKRKDYYWEVVNRKDKDGNTALHIAAIHNQPKVLKLLLNCKADKHATNQVGLTALGVAQQHNNRENIAILKDCFIPVASNFKRKLEKQVVKYVTKASLLIFQNMDNISADDRNALLVILGLLLTATYQATLSPPGGVWQGENTSKSKGSYDAMVLGKSVMDPLNFLLFYIPTYLVFLVTLFLTLALLKTFPCDFSSALQVLLAFLAASFDQSISDLAPTTLTYTILNIFSGILFLLMVYMCIVHRVSKISVSIVGCWIFPSILYLCLGSDIGVSVGQGLLLFLILYDEFWKGTILIVCYCLFVRVDAFLGAGIDLYYFLDIVTLIGCWLFLSLGRLCIMRCT from the exons ATGGACGAAAATTTAAGAAAGGCTACTCGTACAGGAAAGGTTAACGAATTATATAGAGTAATTCAAAGCAATGGAAATGTTTCGAGGCATTTTGATGAGGTGGAGTTTATCGAGACTCCATTACATATAGCTGCAGAAGAAGGGTGCATCGAGTTTGCAATGGACATGATGAACTTAAAGCCATCATTTGCTCGAAAGCTGAACCACCAAGGTTTGAGCCCACTTCACATTGCTGTTAGAAAAGGGCATAAAGAGATGGCACTCCGCTTCTTGGAGATTGATAAACATCTTGTTCGTGTCAGAGGAAAGAAAGGTAAGACTCCATTGCACTACTTATGTAAAGTTGGAAACCAGTTTGGTCTGTTGGATCCATTTCTTGAAGCTTCTCCTGATTGTATCCAAGATGTTACAACTGAGAATCGCACAGCTTTGCATATTGCAATCCAAAACAATAGACTAGACGTTCTCCAACTCCTAATTCGAACGCTTAAGAGGAAAGACTATTATTGGGAAGTGGTGAACCGGAAAGACAAAGATGGCAACACTGCACTTCACATAGCCGCTATCCACAATCAACCCAAG GTGCTTAAACTACTATTAAATTGCAAGGCTGATAAGCATGCTACCAATCAAGTTGGTTTGACCGCACTGGGTGTTGCACAACAACATAATAACAGAGAAAACATTGCTATTCTGAAAGACTGCTTTATTCCAGTAGCTTCAAACTTTAAACGCAAGTTGGAGAAACAAGTTGTCAAGTACGTGACAAAAGCATCACtactaatttttcaaaatatggaCAATATATCAGCCGATGACCGCAATGCCTTGCTAGTAATTTTAGGACTGCTTCTAACTGCAACCTACCAAGCCACTCTAAGCCCACCTGGTGGTGTTTGGCAAGGTGAAAATACCTCAAAGTCCAAAGGATCATATGATGCAATGGTACTAGGGAAATCAGTTATGGATCCAttgaattttcttctcttctataTTCCAACCTATCTTGTGTTCCTCGTAACATTATTCCTTACACTAGCTCTACTCAAAACTTTTCCCTGTGATTTTAGTAGTGCACTTCAAGTATTATTAGCGTTTCTTGCAGCTTCCTTCGATCAATCAATATCTGACTTAGCACCCACCACTTTAACATACACAATTCTTAATATATTTTCAGGAATTCTTTTCCTTTTAATGGTCTACATGTGTATCGTACATCGAGTGTCAAAAATTAGTGTTTCAATAGTGGGATGTTGGATATTCCCttcaattttatatttatgtttagGAAGTGACATAGGTGTAAGTGTAGGTCAAGGATTGTTGTTATTCCTtattttatatgatgaattctggAAAGGAACTATTTTAATTGTATGCTATTGTTTATTTGTACGGGTTGATGCTTTCTTAGGTGCTGGAATTGACCTCTATTACTTTCTAGACATTGTTACATTAATAGGATGCTGGCTATTCCTTAGTTTAGGTCGATTATGCATAATGCGGTGCACTTAA
- the LOC108488643 gene encoding ankyrin repeat-containing protein BDA1-like isoform X2, with protein MDENLRKATRTGKVNELYRVIQSNGNVSRHFDEVEFIETPLHIAAEEGCIEFAMDMMNLKPSFARKLNHQGLSPLHIAVRKGHKEMALRFLEIDKHLVRVRGKKDVTTENRTALHIAIQNNRLDVLQLLIRTLKRKDYYWEVVNRKDKDGNTALHIAAIHNQPKVLKLLLNCKADKHATNQVGLTALGVAQQHNNRENIAILKDCFIPVASNFKRKLEKQVVKYVTKASLLIFQNMDNISADDRNALLVILGLLLTATYQATLSPPGGVWQGENTSKSKGSYDAMVLGKSVMDPLNFLLFYIPTYLVFLVTLFLTLALLKTFPCDFSSALQVLLAFLAASFDQSISDLAPTTLTYTILNIFSGILFLLMVYMCIVHRVSKISVSIVGCWIFPSILYLCLGSDIGVSVGQGLLLFLILYDEFWKGTILIVCYCLFVRVDAFLGAGIDLYYFLDIVTLIGCWLFLSLGRLCIMRCT; from the exons ATGGACGAAAATTTAAGAAAGGCTACTCGTACAGGAAAGGTTAACGAATTATATAGAGTAATTCAAAGCAATGGAAATGTTTCGAGGCATTTTGATGAGGTGGAGTTTATCGAGACTCCATTACATATAGCTGCAGAAGAAGGGTGCATCGAGTTTGCAATGGACATGATGAACTTAAAGCCATCATTTGCTCGAAAGCTGAACCACCAAGGTTTGAGCCCACTTCACATTGCTGTTAGAAAAGGGCATAAAGAGATGGCACTCCGCTTCTTGGAGATTGATAAACATCTTGTTCGTGTCAGAGGAAAGAAAG ATGTTACAACTGAGAATCGCACAGCTTTGCATATTGCAATCCAAAACAATAGACTAGACGTTCTCCAACTCCTAATTCGAACGCTTAAGAGGAAAGACTATTATTGGGAAGTGGTGAACCGGAAAGACAAAGATGGCAACACTGCACTTCACATAGCCGCTATCCACAATCAACCCAAG GTGCTTAAACTACTATTAAATTGCAAGGCTGATAAGCATGCTACCAATCAAGTTGGTTTGACCGCACTGGGTGTTGCACAACAACATAATAACAGAGAAAACATTGCTATTCTGAAAGACTGCTTTATTCCAGTAGCTTCAAACTTTAAACGCAAGTTGGAGAAACAAGTTGTCAAGTACGTGACAAAAGCATCACtactaatttttcaaaatatggaCAATATATCAGCCGATGACCGCAATGCCTTGCTAGTAATTTTAGGACTGCTTCTAACTGCAACCTACCAAGCCACTCTAAGCCCACCTGGTGGTGTTTGGCAAGGTGAAAATACCTCAAAGTCCAAAGGATCATATGATGCAATGGTACTAGGGAAATCAGTTATGGATCCAttgaattttcttctcttctataTTCCAACCTATCTTGTGTTCCTCGTAACATTATTCCTTACACTAGCTCTACTCAAAACTTTTCCCTGTGATTTTAGTAGTGCACTTCAAGTATTATTAGCGTTTCTTGCAGCTTCCTTCGATCAATCAATATCTGACTTAGCACCCACCACTTTAACATACACAATTCTTAATATATTTTCAGGAATTCTTTTCCTTTTAATGGTCTACATGTGTATCGTACATCGAGTGTCAAAAATTAGTGTTTCAATAGTGGGATGTTGGATATTCCCttcaattttatatttatgtttagGAAGTGACATAGGTGTAAGTGTAGGTCAAGGATTGTTGTTATTCCTtattttatatgatgaattctggAAAGGAACTATTTTAATTGTATGCTATTGTTTATTTGTACGGGTTGATGCTTTCTTAGGTGCTGGAATTGACCTCTATTACTTTCTAGACATTGTTACATTAATAGGATGCTGGCTATTCCTTAGTTTAGGTCGATTATGCATAATGCGGTGCACTTAA